One stretch of Chiroxiphia lanceolata isolate bChiLan1 chromosome 1, bChiLan1.pri, whole genome shotgun sequence DNA includes these proteins:
- the ARL4A gene encoding ADP-ribosylation factor-like protein 4A: MGNGLSDQTPILSSLPSFQSFHIVILGLDCAGKTTVLYRLQFNEFVNTVPTKGFNTEKIKVTLGNSKTVTFHFWDVGGQEKLRPLWKSYTRCTDGIVFVVDSVDVERMEEAKTELHKITRISENQGVPVLIIANKQDLRNSLSLSEIEKMLAMSELSSSTPWHLQPTCAIIGDGLKEGLEKLYDMIIKRRKMLRQQKKKR, encoded by the coding sequence ATGGGGAATGGACTCTCGGACCAGACGCCGATCCTCTCCAGCCTGCCTTCCTTTCAGAGCTTTCACATCGTCATCCTGGGGCTGGACTGCGCTGGAAAGACGACGGTGCTCTACAGACTGCAGTTCAATGAGTTCGTCAACACTGTCCCCACTAAAGGATTTAATACTGAGAAAATCAAAGTGACGCTGGGCAACTCGAAGACGGTCACTTTCCACTTCTGGGATGTGGGCGGCCAGGAGAAGCTGAGGCCGCTGTGGAAGTCGTACACAAGGTGCACCGATGGCATCGTGTTTGTGGTGGACTCCGTCGACGTTGAGAGGATGGAGGAGGCCAAAACAGAACTTCATAAGATTACTAGGATATCTGAGAATCAAGGAGTGCCTGTCCTTATCATTGCTAACAAGCAGGACTTGAGGaactctctctccctttctgaaATCGAGAAGATGTTGGCAATGAGTGAGCTGAGTTCTTCAACACCCTGGCATTTGCAACCTACCTGTGCAATCATTGGAGACGGACTCAAAGAGGGACTAGAGAAACTATATGATATGATAATTAAGCGAAGGAAAATgttgaggcagcagaaaaagaagagatga